The Christensenella timonensis DNA segment AGGATATCAAGACGATTGGCATGTTTTTTGTGCGGACACTTCGTCAGATGGATATCGGTGTGGAGGGTATTACAAAGTTCAGTCTGAACCAGTTCTCCGGACGGTATATGCTCCATATCCTTGCCCGCTTCACCTCTTACGTCAACGTGAGGATGGGCAATCCGTCACATTTTGAGGAGTATGTAGATCGGAAGCGGCAGGGTAATACATACGATATTGAGCACATCCTTCCGGACAAGTATGAGGACTACAAGGATTCTTTTATCGATTATGAGGATTTTGAGGAGACGAGGAATCAGATCGGTAACCTGATCCTCCTTACCAGAGATAAGAACCGCAGCTATCAAGCAATGAATTATTCTGACAAAGTGCAGAAGTATGCCGGGGACAATGTGCTAGCACAGGCCTTGAACGACAATGCCTACCACAATAATCCGAAGTTCCTTGAGGTTGCGAACGAGTATGGCATGCATTCAATTCCTGTATTTAGCAAGACAAGTATCTCGGACCGTGCGGAAATCTATATGAAGATGGCCAGCGACATCTGGAACGCAGATGATATCAAAAAGCTGGCTGGAGGATGGTCCGACGAAGAAGAGAAGCAGCTCTTCAAAAATGTCAAAGGCCGTGAGTTTACTGTAGGCTATGCGAACCGGAGCTGGGCAGATGCTCTGAAGTACGGGTTCCTCTCCGCTAACCTTGGTGGAAGTGGAAAGTCAATCTATAACGTACAGGTCGGTGATACGGTTTTCTGCCATATTGCTGGATCTGGCTTTGTCGGTATCGGTGAGTGCACTTCGACAGCTGTGCCTATGAAGAACTTTACGGTTCAGGTCGACGGCGTATCTACACCAATAAGCGATACACCGTGGATTTCAGAAGAAGCCAAGAAACAGCTGGATCCCAATAAAGAGGTCTTTATAGGAATTGCTTGGAAGAAGTATGTCACTGACCCTGCAGACGGCTACTGGGAGAAGGGAATGACCAGTGTTCCATTGGTCGCCTATATGCTCAGCGATAAAACCACACACGATAGGGTAAGAGAACATTTTGGCTACGAGGAGGAGAATTGAACCATTTAACGACTATCAAACCTTTTAACGATATATACACTTTTTAACGATTACAGGATTTCACAGAAAGGAGGGGGTGCACTTTGGGAACAGCAGCAACATTACAGAGAGGAGCATTTCCTCTTTTTGTGTATCTGAATGTCGCAAGCCGGGCTTCCGGAACCGAAGAAAAGCCTTTATTTCAGGCTTTCCCGGCTACTTTTGACCGCACTGTCACAGATAGGCATTGTATCAAAGACGGTATGAAGATAGACCCGGCCTGTGGAACAGGCGGATTTTTGACCAGCGTAATTGATCGTTTTACTGTCAACACAACCGAGGAATATAAAACCTTGCAACGCACGATTAAGGGCATTGAGAAAAAGCCTTTTCCGTATCTGCTTTGCGTCACCAACCTGATTGCACACGGCATTGATGTGCCCGATATTCGCCACGATAATACCCTGCGCACCCCTACGACAGATTATACAGCGAAGGACAAGGTGGATGTTATTGTCACCAATCCGCCGTTTGGCGGCGCAGAGGAAAAAGCGATTTCGCAGTCTGTTCCCGCAGAGCTGCGCAACTCTGAAACTGCCGATTTGTTTTTGGTGCACATGATGGCACTCCTAAAAGACGGTGGACGCTGTGGCCTCGTTTTGCCAGATGGCTTTCTGTTTGGGACTGGTGTTAAAGCTGCCATCAAGAAGAAGTTGCTGGAAGAATGCAATCTACACACCATTGTTCGCTTGCCCAAGGACGTATTTGCTCCCTATACAAACATCAACACTAACTTGCTGTTTTTCACAAAGGGAACTCCTACAAAGGGCATCTGGTACTACCGACTGGAAACGCCAAAGGGGTATAAACATTTTTCCAAAACCCGCCCCATGTTGGATGAGCACTTCCAGCCGGTACGTGATTGGTGGAAAAACAAAGTGGAAAGCGATGTGTCGCAGTTTGTGCCAGCGGAAGATATCGCCGCCGCTGACTATAATCTGGATTTCTGCGGTTTCCCGCATGATACAGAAGAAATCTTGCCGCCGGAGCAGTTTATTCCGCAGTATCTAAATGAAAAGGCCGTTCTTTCCGCCCGCATTGAGGAAATCTTAGGGCGCATTTCTGCTGCCATGACGCAGGAGGACATGCTATGAAAGCCGCAGATTTGAGAAAGGCAATTTTACAGGCGGCAGTTCAGGGCAGGCTGGTGCCACAGGATAAAAACGATGAGCCTGCATCCGAATTGCTCAAACGGATACAGGTTGAAAAAGCTGCACTTGTTAAAAATGGTAAGCTAAAAAAAGAAAAGCCTTTGCCGCCAATTACAGAGGATGAAGTTCCATATGACTTGCCAAATGGCTGGACATGGTGTCATGTCGGTGATATAACGGTAATTAATCCAAGAAATTCTTTAAGCGATGAGATAAAAGTTTCCTTTCTCCCCATGTCATTGATTTCTCAGGAATACTTCGGTGGGCATCAGCAGGAAATTAGATTTTGGGAAGAAGTAAAAAGTAATTTTTCTCATTTTGCGGAAGGCGATGTTTTGCTTGCTAAGATTACGCCATGTTTTCAAAACGGGAAATCTTGCATTGCACATAATCTCTTATCTGGATACGGAGCAGGCACAACAGAGCTTCATGTTTTGAGAAGTATCTTGGTAGATTCTCAGTATCTGCTTTTATTTTTGAAAAGTCCAGTTTTTATCACGGTCGCTGCCAAGAACATGACTGGCACAGCTGGACAGCAGCGTGTGCCTACCAGCTATCTTAAAATGTTTCCATTTTCCGTTCCACCTCTTGCCGAACAGCAGCGCATTGTCGCTAAAGTTGACGAGTTAATGGCCATGTGTGACGAGTTAGAGGCCGCTGAAAAAGAATTGGATGCTCTGGAAGAACACTTTTTTGACTATCTGCCAAAGTCCATTTTGCAGGCGGCAGTACAAGGCAAGCTGGTGCCGCAGGATAAAAACGATGAGCCTGCATCCGAATTGCTCAACCGGATACAGGCTGAAAAGGCTATACTTATCAAAGAGGGCAAACTCAAAAAAGAAAAGCCCCTGCCACCGATTTCGGAAGATGAAATACCGTATGACCTGCCAGATGGATGGGTGTGGTGTCATATTGGTGACATTCATCAAATTATTCGAGGTATAACTTTTCCGTCTGCTGCTAAACATAACCAAATCGGTGCTGGATTGGCGCGTTGTGCAACGACGGGATCGGTTCAAAAGGAATACAATGAAGCCGCAGATGTATTCATTCCAATCGAATACGTTAAGCGTGAAGACCAGTGGCTAAAGGAAAACGACATTATTATGTCGACTGCAAATTCGAGAGAACTTGTCGGAAAAACATGTATTTGGCGTGAAAACAAGAAAAGAACTTTTGGAGGATTTCTTACCACACTCCGTCCATTGGGCGAAATAATAGCTGCCTATTCTTATTATGCTTTTAAGTATATGCAAGCTACTGGAGCCTTCAATATTTCGTCCACTCAGACAACCAACATTGCGAACATCAATAATGAAATATTGAAAAATACATTATATCCACTTCCTCCGATTGCAGAACAGCAACGCATAGTTGCCAAAGTAAATGAGCTGATGGCTATGTGCGACGAATTAAAGCATGTTGCCGAACCGCCGATCTGCCATGATAATGTGATACCGTTTCCAGAGGTACCAAAAGAAAAAGATGAACCGATTGCGATGGCCGCTCGCGGGGAAGTGGAGGGTATGTCCGACCAGGCAAAGCAAGCGATTGAAGATTTGTTTGGAGAGGATGGATGATGAACGTTGTCCCAACTCCTGCGGCAAAAGTAGAACAGGTTTTGGCAAGTATGGGAATCACCGATCCACCCGCCCTCCATTTAGATGAGATAGCAAAATCACAAAACATTCGTGTGGGCAAAAAAGAACTTCCCGATGATCCGAATCTCAGCGGTCTACTGTTGTTTCGCGGCGAGAAGCGCGCCATACTCATCAATACATTTATCCATAACACAGGACGCATCAATTTTACTTTTGCCCATGAGTTAGGGCACCATTTTTTGCAGCATTCCCCAACTTATTTCTCTGATGGGCAGCAAGGTTTTCGCTGTTCGCCGGAGGATATGCAAACCGGCATTCATTCCAAAGAAACAGAAGCCAATCGTTTTGCATCGGCTTTACTGATGCCGGAAGAACAGTTTTACCTTAGCATGGCGGGCGCGGTTTTAGACTATACCCTCATCAACAACCTTGCCCGACAGTTCTATGTTTCAAAGCACGCCTGCTGTAATCGTCTGCTTGAATTCACAAAAGAGCCTTGTATTGTGATTCGCAGTCAAGGCTATCTGATTACAGAAATAAGAGCTTCCGCAGCGGCCCGCCGCAAATTGCCAGCACTGAAACAGGTTCCGCCGGGTACTGTGTCCTACGAGGCAATCACAGCAAAGCGAAATCAAAATGCTTTTGAAGTAAGTGATTCTACAAAATGGTTCTTGAGGCCCAACTCATCTATTCAACTTTATGAGTGGACAAGGGGCGATTGGGAACACGGCGTGGCGATGACAATTTTGAGATGGTAAGCGGCTCACAAGCAAGTATACCTGCCGCCGCTCTCTGAAACCGAACAGG contains these protein-coding regions:
- a CDS encoding restriction endonuclease subunit S, translating into MKAADLRKAILQAAVQGRLVPQDKNDEPASELLKRIQVEKAALVKNGKLKKEKPLPPITEDEVPYDLPNGWTWCHVGDITVINPRNSLSDEIKVSFLPMSLISQEYFGGHQQEIRFWEEVKSNFSHFAEGDVLLAKITPCFQNGKSCIAHNLLSGYGAGTTELHVLRSILVDSQYLLLFLKSPVFITVAAKNMTGTAGQQRVPTSYLKMFPFSVPPLAEQQRIVAKVDELMAMCDELEAAEKELDALEEHFFDYLPKSILQAAVQGKLVPQDKNDEPASELLNRIQAEKAILIKEGKLKKEKPLPPISEDEIPYDLPDGWVWCHIGDIHQIIRGITFPSAAKHNQIGAGLARCATTGSVQKEYNEAADVFIPIEYVKREDQWLKENDIIMSTANSRELVGKTCIWRENKKRTFGGFLTTLRPLGEIIAAYSYYAFKYMQATGAFNISSTQTTNIANINNEILKNTLYPLPPIAEQQRIVAKVNELMAMCDELKHVAEPPICHDNVIPFPEVPKEKDEPIAMAARGEVEGMSDQAKQAIEDLFGEDG
- a CDS encoding HsdM family class I SAM-dependent methyltransferase translates to MGTAATLQRGAFPLFVYLNVASRASGTEEKPLFQAFPATFDRTVTDRHCIKDGMKIDPACGTGGFLTSVIDRFTVNTTEEYKTLQRTIKGIEKKPFPYLLCVTNLIAHGIDVPDIRHDNTLRTPTTDYTAKDKVDVIVTNPPFGGAEEKAISQSVPAELRNSETADLFLVHMMALLKDGGRCGLVLPDGFLFGTGVKAAIKKKLLEECNLHTIVRLPKDVFAPYTNINTNLLFFTKGTPTKGIWYYRLETPKGYKHFSKTRPMLDEHFQPVRDWWKNKVESDVSQFVPAEDIAAADYNLDFCGFPHDTEEILPPEQFIPQYLNEKAVLSARIEEILGRISAAMTQEDML
- a CDS encoding ImmA/IrrE family metallo-endopeptidase; the encoded protein is MMNVVPTPAAKVEQVLASMGITDPPALHLDEIAKSQNIRVGKKELPDDPNLSGLLLFRGEKRAILINTFIHNTGRINFTFAHELGHHFLQHSPTYFSDGQQGFRCSPEDMQTGIHSKETEANRFASALLMPEEQFYLSMAGAVLDYTLINNLARQFYVSKHACCNRLLEFTKEPCIVIRSQGYLITEIRASAAARRKLPALKQVPPGTVSYEAITAKRNQNAFEVSDSTKWFLRPNSSIQLYEWTRGDWEHGVAMTILRW